The following proteins are co-located in the Polystyrenella longa genome:
- a CDS encoding 3-deoxy-7-phosphoheptulonate synthase gives MSPFHPTQDINVLETIALSSPNELKAELPLTAEGSEQIAEYREQLHDILRGEDKRLAITIGPCSIHNKEAGIEYARKLKTLADKVSDQILLVMRVYFEKPRTTVGWKGLINDPHLNDTFDIQTGMRVARTILLEIAEIGLPAATELLEPITPQYIADLLTLTAIGARTTESPTHRQMASGLSMPVGYKNGTDGGLQVAIDAMVAARSQHAFLGIDAEGRTCVVHTKGNEWGHLILRGGRTGSNYDAENLKAATEKLSKAGVSPRFVVDCSHANSNKDFKKQSLVLKDVVDQRIAGNDTIIGLMIESNLHEGNQKLTSDLSLLKHGISITDGCIGWEETEELILNTHAKLKAAQVVTQS, from the coding sequence ATGTCACCATTCCATCCGACCCAAGACATCAACGTACTCGAGACCATTGCCCTGAGTTCTCCCAACGAGCTGAAAGCCGAATTGCCCCTGACAGCAGAGGGCAGCGAACAAATCGCCGAATATCGAGAGCAATTGCACGACATTCTCCGGGGCGAAGACAAGCGATTGGCAATCACGATCGGACCTTGTTCAATTCACAATAAAGAGGCCGGAATTGAGTACGCTCGAAAGCTGAAAACATTGGCGGACAAAGTGTCCGATCAAATTCTGCTTGTCATGCGGGTTTATTTTGAAAAACCGCGCACCACTGTGGGTTGGAAAGGATTGATTAACGATCCTCATTTGAATGACACCTTCGACATTCAGACTGGTATGAGGGTGGCTCGCACGATTCTGCTCGAAATTGCGGAAATCGGCTTACCAGCAGCCACCGAATTACTGGAACCAATCACTCCACAATACATCGCCGATTTACTTACTCTGACTGCAATCGGAGCACGCACGACGGAATCTCCCACACATCGCCAGATGGCGAGTGGCCTGTCGATGCCTGTCGGATACAAAAACGGTACCGATGGCGGCCTGCAAGTTGCGATTGATGCCATGGTCGCGGCTCGTTCACAGCACGCATTTTTGGGCATCGACGCTGAGGGACGCACTTGTGTAGTTCATACCAAAGGGAACGAGTGGGGCCACCTCATTCTGCGCGGAGGCCGTACTGGTTCGAACTATGATGCTGAAAACCTGAAGGCAGCCACAGAGAAACTGAGCAAAGCCGGCGTCTCTCCCCGGTTCGTGGTCGATTGCAGCCATGCCAATTCAAACAAAGACTTCAAGAAACAGTCTTTGGTCCTCAAAGACGTTGTCGATCAACGAATTGCTGGCAACGATACGATTATCGGCCTGATGATCGAGAGCAACCTGCACGAGGGCAATCAGAAATTGACCAGCGATCTGAGCCTGCTCAAGCATGGTATTTCTATTACAGATGGTTGCATTGGTTGGGAAGAAACCGAAGAATTGATTCTCAACACTCATGCCAAACTGAAAGCGGCTCAGGTTGTGACACAGTCTTAA
- a CDS encoding NAD-dependent epimerase/dehydratase family protein: MRVLVTGGAGFIGGHIVDALLEAGHTPLVVDNFSAGDTDNLPSHVEVFDVDIRNREELTRVFVDCQPDAVSHHAAQLSVSRSVREPAFDAEVNILGWLNVLEAAAKQDVNRILFASSGGTYYGNIHQPATEDLPPRPESPYGFTKLTGEHYLEFFTRQHPGLTGVSLRYSNVYGPRQSSVGEAGVIAIFASRLLQAESVVINGDGSALRDFVYVTDVARANLLALEGKLDHRYRAYNIGTGQGTTISQLADTLSTFATEERANRQLTEPIPLPQYGPPRAGDIHANLIDSSRIRQELGWTPEVDVKTGLQQTTRWFAERVFA; this comes from the coding sequence ATGCGCGTACTAGTCACCGGAGGTGCTGGGTTTATTGGTGGGCACATTGTCGACGCCCTGCTGGAGGCCGGCCATACACCGCTGGTGGTCGACAACTTTTCTGCTGGCGATACGGACAATCTCCCCTCGCATGTCGAAGTCTTCGACGTCGATATTCGCAACCGTGAAGAACTAACTCGAGTATTCGTCGACTGCCAACCCGACGCCGTTTCGCATCATGCGGCACAACTTTCGGTCTCGCGTTCTGTTCGAGAACCCGCATTTGACGCTGAGGTGAATATCCTCGGGTGGTTAAACGTCCTCGAAGCTGCCGCTAAACAGGATGTGAATCGTATTCTCTTCGCCTCGTCGGGGGGGACTTATTACGGCAACATCCATCAGCCAGCCACCGAAGATTTACCACCCAGGCCAGAATCTCCTTATGGTTTTACCAAACTGACGGGGGAACACTACCTGGAGTTCTTCACACGTCAACACCCCGGTTTGACAGGGGTTAGTTTGCGGTACTCCAATGTGTACGGCCCCCGTCAATCATCTGTTGGTGAGGCTGGCGTAATTGCGATTTTCGCCTCGCGACTGTTGCAGGCGGAATCCGTGGTCATCAATGGCGATGGTTCCGCGCTGCGGGATTTCGTTTACGTCACCGACGTCGCCCGAGCCAATCTGCTCGCGTTGGAAGGAAAGCTGGATCATCGATACCGGGCCTATAATATCGGAACCGGGCAAGGGACGACCATTAGCCAGTTGGCCGATACGTTGAGCACATTCGCCACAGAAGAACGCGCCAACCGGCAATTGACAGAACCTATTCCCCTTCCTCAGTATGGTCCTCCCCGAGCGGGAGATATCCATGCCAATCTGATCGACTCTTCCCGGATCAGGCAGGAACTCGGTTGGACTCCCGAGGTCGATGTAAAGACAGGCCTGCAGCAAACGACACGCTGGTTCGCTGAACGTGTTTTCGCCTGA
- a CDS encoding serine/threonine protein kinase translates to MAKRKIGPFILERKLGVGGMGIVYLATYEKTGRKVAVKVLSPAMSDQPQVLKRFEREMDILKKLKDPHVVQYFGGGKQRGQHFYAMELVDGGTLEEVIKERAPLDWEFVVDCGIQICSGLEKAHAMGIIHRDLKPANLFLSTKTGELKLGDFGIARDTTATALTAAGRTVGTYAYMAPEQIIGKPPVSRKTDLYSLGCVLFEMLTGHTPFQADTAAAMLMMHLDEDPPKVRGKNMQCPIWLENLIQRLLAKDPGDRPFDAQATRLALEEVRNKEATQMSVSTQAARGAGTGGTTVSMDSVDPELKKILQKKKKQRKRKKDQPFHEQTWFLVLCLVMVIGVTIWLLLPDSAETMYEKANAYLAQEDEGGLFYGREQLQKLIESYPDHNLAEIAQKKVDQLDMDKALQESTKAARTGLPVQLAGNEARTRFVEALRFELYGDRATALEKYQSLRNLFEINQDVKEEKFNSRSYQIYLKLTRLKIDEIQQQIADGTFISDPQILILQNMREADQLLARGETFKAKQKWNSLLELYSENKEYAAQMNYIMKRKEGAEIAPWDYSPLDNLKKEAEENSAEENPGNN, encoded by the coding sequence ATGGCGAAACGCAAAATAGGCCCCTTCATCCTCGAACGCAAGCTGGGCGTCGGGGGAATGGGCATCGTCTATCTCGCCACTTACGAGAAAACTGGTCGTAAAGTCGCCGTTAAAGTGCTTTCTCCCGCCATGTCGGACCAACCGCAGGTCCTGAAACGCTTCGAGCGAGAGATGGACATCCTCAAAAAGCTCAAGGATCCGCACGTCGTCCAATACTTCGGTGGAGGTAAACAACGTGGTCAGCATTTCTATGCGATGGAGCTAGTTGATGGGGGGACGCTTGAAGAGGTCATCAAAGAACGCGCGCCGCTCGACTGGGAATTCGTCGTCGATTGTGGAATTCAAATCTGTAGCGGTCTCGAAAAAGCGCATGCGATGGGGATCATCCATCGTGACCTGAAACCAGCCAACCTGTTTCTCAGTACAAAGACGGGCGAACTGAAGTTGGGAGACTTCGGAATTGCGCGCGACACCACCGCAACGGCCTTAACCGCAGCAGGCCGCACGGTAGGAACCTATGCCTATATGGCACCGGAACAGATTATTGGTAAACCCCCTGTCTCGCGCAAGACGGACCTCTATTCTCTGGGGTGCGTGCTGTTCGAGATGCTGACGGGCCACACTCCTTTTCAGGCGGACACCGCTGCAGCGATGTTGATGATGCACCTGGATGAGGATCCGCCGAAGGTGCGTGGCAAGAATATGCAGTGCCCGATCTGGCTGGAAAACCTGATACAACGATTACTTGCCAAAGACCCAGGGGACCGCCCCTTCGATGCTCAGGCAACACGTCTGGCTCTGGAAGAAGTTCGCAATAAAGAAGCGACCCAGATGAGTGTGTCGACGCAAGCTGCGAGGGGAGCCGGAACAGGCGGAACGACTGTCTCCATGGATTCAGTCGATCCGGAACTTAAAAAGATACTGCAAAAAAAGAAGAAACAACGAAAACGCAAAAAGGATCAACCCTTCCATGAGCAGACCTGGTTCCTGGTGCTCTGCCTGGTGATGGTGATCGGAGTTACGATCTGGTTATTGCTTCCGGACAGCGCTGAAACGATGTACGAGAAAGCAAATGCTTACCTTGCGCAAGAGGACGAAGGGGGGTTGTTCTATGGTCGCGAACAACTGCAAAAATTGATCGAAAGTTATCCGGATCATAATCTGGCTGAGATTGCACAGAAAAAAGTTGACCAACTCGACATGGACAAAGCCCTTCAGGAGTCAACCAAAGCAGCACGGACCGGATTGCCGGTTCAGTTGGCTGGAAACGAAGCAAGGACCCGTTTTGTGGAAGCACTCCGTTTTGAGCTATATGGAGACCGGGCAACCGCACTTGAAAAATACCAGAGCCTGCGCAATTTGTTCGAAATCAATCAGGATGTGAAGGAAGAAAAATTCAACAGCCGGTCTTATCAGATTTATCTGAAGTTAACTCGACTAAAGATCGACGAGATTCAACAGCAGATTGCCGATGGGACGTTCATCTCGGATCCTCAGATTTTGATTCTGCAAAACATGCGTGAGGCGGACCAACTTCTTGCTCGTGGGGAAACATTCAAGGCAAAACAAAAATGGAACAGCCTGCTGGAGCTGTATTCAGAGAATAAAGAGTACGCCGCCCAGATGAACTACATTATGAAACGAAAAGAGGGGGCAGAAATTGCTCCCTGGGACTATTCACCCTTGGATAACCTGAAAAAAGAGGCAGAAGAGAACTCTGCTGAGGAGAATCCGGGAAACAATTAA